A stretch of DNA from Spirosoma endbachense:
TAAGCGTCATACATCATGGGCCGGATAAGGTGGTTCAGGCCCGAATCAACGGCTACGAACGTTCTTGTCGGATTTTCTTTAACGATATTGGTCCGTACCAGTAAATGACCGCATTCGCTCACCAGAAACTTACCCGGCTCGAACCAAAGCTCCAGATCCCGGCCATATTGCTGGCAGAAAGCCTGAAAAGTTTCAGAAACCTTACGGCCCAGATCAACGATATCGGTGATGTGATCGCCCGCTTTGTAGGCCACTTTAAAGCCGCTACCGAAATCGATGAATTTAAGATCGGGATAATCGCTGGCGAGTTCGAACAAAACTTCGGCCCCACGCAGAAATGCATTGGCATTTTTAAAATCCGAACCCGTATGAATATGTAAGCCTGCTACCGACATGTGATATTTCTCAACCACAGCCCGAATTTCGGGCCGTTGCAAAATAGAAATGCCAAACTTGGAATCGGCATGGCCCGTCGAAATCTTAATATTTCCACCTTCGGCAATATGCGGGTTAATCCGGATACTGATCGGAACAGCACCACCATAGGTCTGACCAACCCACTCCAGCAAGGGTAGGCTATCGACGTTCAGTTGCAGACCGAGGTCAACCGCTTCACGAATTTCATTGAAAGCCACTCCGCTGGGCGTAAACATGATCTGGCCGGGCTCAAAACCAGCCAACATGCCCATACGCGCTTCATTGACCGACACCGAATCCATTTCAACACCCTGCTGCCGCATCAATTTCAAAATCGATACGTTGGTCAGCGCTTTGGCCGCATACTTGATCTTTAGGTTAACCCCGGCAAAAGATGACCGGAGCAAGCCAATTTTTTCGATAATTTTGTCTGCGTCATATACGTATGCAGGCAAACCGAATTCTTCGGCAATCGCCAACACGTCAACGCCCTGAATCTGATAGTTGCGGTCTTTTAGTTGCATGGTTTCAGTAAACGAACCGCAAAATTACGCCATCTTTCTACTATGTACAATATTCGACACATACTCTTGTTGATACTGTTTGTCAACCCGTTGCTTACAGACGCACAATCGGCAAAAGTAACCCCTGCCGGTAGTAAACTCCAGGCAGGCCCGATGGTGGGTTATTCTGATATGCGGGAGGTCATGTTATGGGCTCAAACCAAAGAGCCAGCCCGTGTTCAGGTTCGCTATCATGAAGCTGGCAAACCCACGCCTGTTTACCTGACGAGTGAAATTCAGACCTCCCGGCAAACGGCTTTTACAGCCCACCTGCTCGCCGATCAGGTGGAACCCGGCAAAAAGTACGAGTACGAGCTGTTAATCGGGGGCAGAAAGGTGAGCCTGCCCTACCGGACCCAGTTTCAAACCCAAAGCCTGTGGCAGTGGCGGACGGACCCACCGGCTTTCCGTTTCGGCGTAGGAAGCTGCACCTACGTCAACGAGGAGGGCACTGACCGGCCCGGTAAACCCTATGGTGGAGGCTACGAGATTTTTACGGCACTAACGGCTCAGAAACCTGATTTTATGATCTGGACAGGCGATAACACCTATACGCGGGAGGTAGACTGGAACAGTCGATCGGGCGTATTACGTCGCTATACCCACACCCGATCATTACCCGAAATGCAGCCTCTGCTGGCTTCAACGCACAATTATGCCGTCTGGGATGATCACGATTATGGCCCTAATGATGCCGATCGCTCTTATTGGCTCAAACCCGTTACGCTTGAAGCATTCAAATTATTCTGGACAAATCCGAATTTTGTTTTTCCGGAAGGATGTGCCGGTACATTTTTCTGGAACGATTGCCAGTTCTTTTTACTGGATGACCGCACGTTTCGTGCCCCAAATGAGAAACCCGATGGACCGGAGAAAGCCTATTTTGGTGACAAACAGATTCAATGGCTCGTCGATGCGCTGACGTTTAGTAAGGCCTCTTTTAAGTTTATCATAACGGGCGGACAAATTATTAATCCAACGGCTGCCTTCGAGAATTACGCGATCTATGGCACCGAACGAGACCGATTGCTTAAAGCGATCACGGAGGCCAAAATTCCGGGGGTCCTGTTCATAACCGGTGATCGTCACCATTCAATTCTTCACAAACTGGATCGTTCGGGCACTTACCCGCTTTACGATCTAACGATTTCACCACTCACGTCCTCAGTTGCACAACCCCGCGCTGATGAGCTGAAACAGCCGACCTATGTAGACGGAACGTTGGTAGCAGAGCGCAATTTCGGATTGCTGAGTGTAGGCGGTCCGCTCAATGATCGGGTTCTGACAATTAAAGTCCATGATCAGAAAGGAGCTGAACGCTGGAGCCGGGATATTCGGGCCAGTGAATTGAAATGAGTATGCCGTTTATCGTTTTCGGTTTTATGGTGTACGAAGAATACCGAAAACGGACTATAAATTTCCCTAAACCAGTTTATGAACCTTAAAAAGTTTTCTGATTACAACACACTTTCGCAGCATACGGCTGAGTATATCGCAGGCATTATTAACAAAAAGCCGGATGCTTTGCTTTGCCTGGCATCGGGCGATACGCCAATTGAAACCTATCATCGATTTGTGGCGCTGGTAAAAGCCGGAAAGGTTGATATTAGCCAGTGCACGTTTGTTGGGCTGGATGAGTGGGTAGGTTTCGGTCCCGACGATGTAGGGAGCTGTTCGTATTACGTCTATCGGGATTTGTTTAATCCACTCAATCTTCGCCCGGAGCAGGTTCATGTTTTCGACGCTAAGGCAAGCGATCTAGCCAGCGAATGTAAACGAATCGATGCGGTTATTCGGTCGAAAGGCGGGTTAGATCTCTTGCTGGTTGGGATGGGCATGAACGGTCATATTGCCCTGAATGAGCCTGGTACACCCTTCAACCTGGGTTGCCATGTTGTTGAACTGGCCGAAAGTACCAAAACCGTTGGCCAGAAGTATTTCGAAACGGAAACTACCTTAACCCAGGGTATTACCATCGGGTTACGTCATCTGGCAGAAGCGCGGAATGTGGTGCTTCTGGTTAGTGGTGAGAAAAAAGCACCGATGCTGCGTCAGGCACTGACCGGGCCTATTACCGAACAGATCCCGGCCAGCATTATCCAAACGCGTCCTAATGCACGTGTTCTGGTCGATGAAGCCGCTGGAAGCTTGCTTATTTGAAACTGTTGACCCAGACCGAGTAGCAGTGTCCTGATTCTTCTGAAAGCCATTGAAATCAGGACACTGCTACTGAATCTGGACTGAACTACTTCAGCTTGAGCACACCCAGTAAAGCGTCTGTACCAATCTGAACACCCCAGGGTATGCCCGCCAGATCGACCATGTAATTCCCATTATGGTTGGCGAATGGGGTTTGTTTGCCTTCTTTTCTGGCGGCTATAACCTTGTCTAGTGGGGCTGTTCCGACGAATATAAAATCATAAACAGATTTCTTATTGTCCAGAACAAGATGATGGAAATCTTCTGACCCCATGGCTGTGGGTAAACCAGCCGAAATCAGACTCCCCTTCTTTACTACTTTTTCCAGCGTCGCATTCACTTTCCTGACGAGCGCTGAATCATTAACGACTGGAAACGAATAGCCCTTTTTCTTCATGATTGGATAAAGACCCATTGGCAGCCCATTGCTGACGGCTATACCGCTATCAATTCGGCTGACACCATCGTACAGCATTTTTCGGGTTTCGGGTTTAAGCCATCTAAAGTTTATTTTCACCAGTGCCGAAGCCGGTATTACGTTATTGTCCTGACCAGCCTGAACGGAGCCAACGGTAAGCACCGCCGGTGTTTGCGGATCATTGCTACGGCTAATTATCGTCTGATATTGCAGGATGGCCTCGCTGGCCATAATGATCGGGTCCTTAGTTGTTTGTGGGGCAGAGCCATGTCCACCAATACCCCGAAATGTAACGTCGAGCTGATCGGTGCCTGCCATCCGGGTGCCCGGAAGATTCATGACCATACCGGTTGGAAATGGGCCTGTGTGCATGGCTAACAGATAGTCGGGCAGGGGTACATTTTTGATAAAAACGGGGTCTTCCCTCATGGCTCTGGCGCCCATTATTGGTTCTTCGGCCGGTTGAGCGACCAGTACCAGGGTTCCTTTCCAATCCTGCTGGAGCGTTTTCATGAGTTTTGCGATGCCCAACAGCCAGGTAATGTGCGCATCGTGTCCACAGGCGTGCATCGTTGGCACCTCATTTCCATCCGGCAGTTTTACGGTTGCGGTGCTGGCATAGGGTAGCTCCGTTGTTTCTTTAACCGGTAGCGCATCCATATCGGCTCGAAACATAACCGTTGGCCCATCGCCATTTTTCAGAATGCCAACAACACCCGTTTTGCCAACCCCTGAATAGACCTCATAGCCTAAGCTTTTAAGCTCTTCGCTGACAATATCGGCCGTTCTGGTTTCCATAAAGCCCAGTTCCGGATGGGTGTGGAGGTCTTTATACATGGACACCAGCCGGGCAGAGTCGGTATAGGCTAGCTGACGTACTTTGACAAGGAGCGCATCGGACGGTTGAGCAGTAGATCTTAATCCGAAAAGAACACAACAGATAATAAGACAATACCTGACCTGCGGAGAGAGGAAATATAGATTCGCCATGAACAACAAAATTGAATTATAAGCTAATGTAATCAAATGGCCGACCGATCCAGTGTATTTTGCTGTGAAACTTAATTGATATTATATTTTGTGTAATTGCTTATTTGTAAAATAATATTTTAGTGATAATTTGAAATTTATCATACCGGAACTTTCCAGAAAGCCCTGAGTACTTAAAGCTGATGAGACAATTGGCTGGCTTTACATCTGATTGAGCCGATAAATGATCGATCCTGTACCGTTCAGGAAGGGCTTATTTATCCTTATTTATTGTCGTTCTTGAGCATACGTTGTATGTTCAGCAATCGATGACAACCGTAAACCGAATGTTTCAACAATATACGTCCACTACGTCCCGCCGTACTGAAGTCCTTGCCGGTATTTCAACCTTTCTGGCAACGATGTACATCATCGTTGTTAACCCGTCAATTTTGAGTCAGGCTGGTTTGCCATTCAGTGGTGTATTGACGGCAACGGTTTTGTTGTCCTTCTTTTGCAGTCTGATGATGGGGCTCTATGCCCGCAATCCAATTGTGGTTGCACCGGGCATGGGGTTAAATGCTTTTTTTACATTCACGGCCGTTAAAGGAATGGGCATTCGGCCTGAAGTGGCACTGGGAGCCGTGTTTTGGGCCGGTATTTTGTTTTTGCTGTTATCGGTGCTGAATGTGCGTTCGGCCATTGTCCGTATCATTCCACTGCCTATTCGTTACGCTGTTTCTGCCGGAATCGGTCTGTTTATTACGCTGATCGGCCTCGAGAATGCCCGATTTATTGTCGCCAATCCGGCAACACTGGTCAGTGCTGCTCACCTGACCGATCCTATCCTATTGACCTTTGTTTTTGGCTTGCTGTTAACCAGTATTCTGGTTGTGCGCGATGTGCCAGGAGCGATCATTATCGGGATTATTCTGACCACATTGGCTGCCTGGCCCATTGGTCGGTATTGGGGCGATGCATCGGCTATTAACGTTGGCCAGAAAACGCTGGTCAATAGTCAGGGCATATGGGCCGCGCCCGATTTCTCATTAATTGGTAAGCTGGATCTGACCAACTCGCTGACATGGGCGCTATGGCCCGTGATTTTTGCCTTTGCCTTTACCGATCTGTTCGACAGTCTCTCTACGTTTGTAGGCGTTGCTGAAGCAGGTGGTTTGCAGGACGCCGATGGCCAGCCCAGGAATCTGAATCGTTCATTGCTGACCGATGCCGTTTCAACAACGCTGGCAGGCTTGCTGGGGACTAGTCCTGGTACCGCCTATATTGAATCGGCGGTCGGCATTGCGCAGGGTGGGCGTACAGGCCTTACCGCTATCGTTGCGGGCTGTTGCTTTCTGCCTTTTCTGTTTCTGTCGCCGTTGTTATCGATTATTCCGTCCATTGCAACGGCTCCCGCTCTGGTATTGGTTGGGGCTTTCATGATGAAGCCCGTTACACGAATCAACTGGGGCCAATTAGACGATGCACTGCCTGCTTTTCTGGCACTCGTGCTGATTCCGTTCAGCTATTCGATTACTCAGGGCCTAATCTGGGGATTTCTGTCGTGGACAGTCATTAAAGTGGCAGTCGGGAAGAGTCGGGAGATACCCATTGGCCTGTGGATAGTCGATGTGTTTTGTGTGTTAGCCTTATTCTCGGCATAATAAATACAAAACGGCCCGACTGAAATTTCAATCGGGCCGTTTTGTATTTATCTTAATTACTTATGCGTTGGCTGGCGTACAAAACTCTTCCAGTGCCATTTCGAGGTGTTGGGAAATCATTTGCGCCGAACGCCCTTCGATATGGTGCCGCTCGATGAAATGTACCAGATCGCCATCTTTAAAAATACCGATGGCTGGCGATGATGGTGGATAAGGAAGTAGGTACTCCCGCATCTTGGCCGTAGCTTCCAGATCGCCACCGGCAAATACCGTCACCATTTTGTCGGGCTTAACAGCACTGGCCGTTAAGGCTGCCTTTACGCCCGGACGGGCCGCACCCGCAGCGCAACCACAAACCGAATTGACAACGACAAGCATCGTGCCTTCAGCATTTTCCATCGTGTTCACCACGTCGTCGGCGGTGGTCAGTTCCTGAAACCCGACGCTCGTCAGGTCTTCCCGCATCGGGACAAGCAAATGAGGAGGATACATAATTAGTTTACAGTTTTTACAGTTATTAATGATCCGCCGTAGCGGTTTGCAGGTATGTCACTGGCAGGTTAAAGACCCGTTAGCGACCAACTGCTATGTTTACATAAATCCTAATTCAAGTTTGGCTACTTCCGACATCAGTTCGGTGGAGTAGGGGGGATCGAACGTTAGCTCAACGCTTACGTCGTTAACTCCATCAATAGCTCGCACCTTCTCTTCGATCTCCGCCGGAATTGACCCTGCTGATGGGCAGGACGGTGAGGTCAGCGTCATCAAAATATAGACGTTATTGACCGGGAATATTTTAATGTCGTAAATCAGCCCCAGCTCGTACACATCCACCGGAATTTCGGGATCATATACGCCTTTTAGCGCTAGTACGACTTGTTCTTTTAGTTCTTCGTCTGTCATTGCAAAGAGACGTTAATGCGTAAATAGTTAGACGTTATGTTAGTCTGCCTGAGCGACCTGGCTGGTGTAAGCGCGGCCGTAGGCTTTCATACGTTCAATCATTGAGGCCAATCCGCCCGCCCGAAGTGAGGTAATCAGGTTACCCATACCAACTCGTGGGATGAAATACAGATCAGCTTTGGCAATATCTTCGGGTTTTTCGCCCGACAGCACCCGAATCAGCAAACTAACCAGCCCTTTTGAAATTTGTGCCGTTCGTTCGCTATCACCGTTGAAGTAGAGTCGGTCGTCTTTAAACTCCGCATCGACCCACACTTTTGACTGACAGCCCATAATACGGTTTTCGTCCGTTTTACTGGTTTCGGGCATGGGAGGCAGTTTTTTGCCCAGATCTATGATGTATTGCGTCTTGTCGAGCTGATCCTCGAACAAGTCGAATTCTTCGATAATTTCGTCCTGTTTCTCGTTAATGGTCATCCTCAAAGTTTTCCTAACTGGCTGGCTTGGTGCCTAACGCCAATAATTGTTATCATATCGTGTAGGTATATATAGCAAGCGATAATTCCCTACTAATATTTCCCTAAGATGACTAAGTTCTTTTTCTGGAACTTTGCGGCCCATTTCCGGAAATGATTCCAGTAAACTTAGCTTTTTAGTCAGTTCATTCGACCAGTTGTCAACGTAAGCTAGCGGAGAGCGTGAAAGATAATGGAGAACATCACGTAAATCTTCTTTGGCTTCGTCTGTCCATATTATCGGTGCGCCTGTATCCATTCTTTCATTTCCCGCATGACATCCTCATTCTTGTGGCCCTTATTATGACTCATTTCGTCCATCGCCTTTTCATAGCGTTCGAGTATAATGAGCCGTTCCACTGCCTCATCAAGAGATATTTTCTCCGGTAACTGGCTGAATGATTCAATAATAGCAGCTGTACTGATCATACGAAAAACAAGTTAGGCATTATCAAAGCATCATTTTCTGCACCCGATGCAAACCCTGCACAAGCCGATCAACCTCTTCTCTGGTGTTATAAACCGCAAATGACGCCCGCGTAGTTCCTGCTATTCCGAAACGTTGCATCAGCGGTTGGGTGCAGTGATGACCCGTCCGGACAGCTATACCCTGCTGATCCAGAATGACGCCCGTATCCTGATGATGAATACCATCGAGCACAAACGAAATGACACCGATTTTGTGCTTTGCCTGACCGATAATGCGTAGACCGTTCAGCTCGCTCAATTGTTCTGTAGCGTACTGAAGCAGGTCGTTTTCGTGGGCGGCAATGTTTTCTTTACCTAAGCCAGCCATATATTCCAGCGCCGTTTTAACCGCGATCACATCGGCAATATTGGGTGTACCAGCCTCGAATTTATACGGCAGGTCGTTATAGGTCGTTTTGGCAAACGTGACTTCCTTGATCATCTCGCCCCCGCCCCGGTAAGGCGGCATGGCGTCGAGAATATCTTTTTTACCATACAGGACACCCATACCTGTTGGGCCATATAATTTATGGGCAGAAAGAACATAAAAATCAGCGTCCAGCGCCTGTACATCCAGCTCAAGGTGCGAGCTTGCCTGTGCCCCATCGATCAGGACAACCGCTCCAACAGCGTGCGCTTTATCAATGATGGTCTTGACCGGATTGATCGTTCCGAGCGAATTCGAGACGTGAACGCAGGAAACAAATTTTGTTTTCTCCGACAAAAGCTTTTCGTACTCGTCGATCAGCAATTCGCCATTGTCATCAACGGGGATAACTTTAAGAACGCACCCCTTTTCTTCGCACAGCATTTGCCAGGGAACAATGTTGGAATGGTGTTCCATGGTCGAGATAATGATCTCATCGCCCTCTTTCAAAAACCGACGGCCATACGTCTGAGCAACCAGGTTAATTCCGTCAGTAGTGCCGTAGGTAAAGATGATTTCCTGCCAGTGTTTTGCATTCAAAAACGCCTGGACAGCCCGGCGAGATGCTTCAAATGCCGCTGTTGCCTGCTCGGCCAGGTGGTGAATACCCCGGTGAATGTTAGCGTTGTAGCCTTCATAATAGCGGGTTAAGGCATGAATGACTGGAAGCGGCTTTTGATTCGTAGCTGCATTGTCGAAATAGACCAATGGACGCCCGTTTACTTCCTGATCAAGTATGGGGAAGTCCTGACGAATTTTTTGTATATCGAGGGTACTTTCTAAAGCCGACTGCATGGGGTATTCGCGATAAAAGAAATAAGTTAATCAAAACTCCGACCGAAAAGTCATACTTAAAACGCAAAGTGAGGGTGATTAGGTTCGGGTGAAATCCCTGAGAATTGGATTAGCGGATGAAGTGAAATGCGCTCTTCCAGATTAAAAGTTCCGTTTTGGATTATCTCTAAAAAAGGGTTAAGGGGCTTTATAATCAACTTATTATATTGGCTTTGTTGCTGTAATAAAGCCAACTATTGCTAGATGGAATTCGGATAAGAGGCTTTAGAAATGACAAAATCCCAATGAGATCTTTAGTGACTCTCAATGGGATTTTGACCAGAATGGCGATTGGAATTATAGAGTCAAGCTGCTGAAAGACGATAAGATAACATGACGCCCTGGCTTATTTAATAAACCGAATGGTCAGTGGATACCGGTAATATTCGCCGTTATTCGCTTTAACAGCGGCAATAACGGTGAAAACAAGCCACACGACTCCCACTACCCAAATAAGAAACACACCAATTAAAATGAGCATCAATAGAAACGATAAACAGGCCGCAATTGCTATTGTGATGTTGAAGTTTACCGCTTCTTTGCCATGAAAGTCCACAAATGCAGACTTTTCTTTCTGAATCTGCCAGATGACTAACGGGAGCACAATACTACCAATCAGCACAAATGAGCCGGGTAGGGCGCTTAAGTGAGTGAACATCGCCCACATACGAGCATCAGACTCGCTAAGGGGTACGGGAGCGGGTGATAAAGGCGGAGTTGATGGCTGATTCTCCATGATGCAAGGGGTTCGTTTAGAGGTAGTAATTTGGTGTAAATTTTTGTTTTACACAACGTTATCCACAAAAAACACGCAGTAAATACTCCAACTTCTCAGACTTATCAGGTACAGAAAAACATCCCGAAACAAGAAGTCCCGGTTTTGCTAAAACCGGGACTTCTTGATACTGACCACTGGTTTCAGGAGTTTGCCATTACGACAATTCAACCACACAGTCGTCCTGTTCGACCACAACGCCTTCTTTGAGCGGAATCTTATCGACCTTCCCTGCTTTAGGGGCTGCTACGATACTTTCCATTTTCATGGCCTCAATCACAAACAGCGGCTGGTTTTTCTTAACCTCATCGCCCGCTTTAACCAGTATTTTTGTGAGCCGACCTTGCAGGGGAGCGCCCACATCGCCCGCTTTACCAATCTTGGCGTTCATCGCTTTTTCAACCTTCGACGCTCTGTCGCGAACCTGAACCTGGCGGCTCTGTCCATTCAGTTCAAAGGTAATTGTCCGCATTCCGAACTCATTCGGTTCTGATTTGAACAACAGCCGAACAAGGATATTTTTACCCTCTTCAATGTTGATCAAAATCTCTTCATTCTCTTTCAGACCGTAGAAAAATGCCGGGGTCGGAATAATGCTGACATCGCCATATTGCTCGTTGGCTTTATAGTATTCGTCATACACCTTCGGATACATCTGATACGACAGATAATCGACGAACCCATCACTCAACGGATATTTCTTCTGGAAAGCGGCAAAATCGGCGTCGAAGTCAATCGGTTTAAGGTGCTCATTTGGACGCCCGGTGATGGGTTGATCGCCCTTCAGGATAACCTGCTGGATATCTTTTGGGAAACCGCCTACGGGTTGGCCCAGAATCCCTTTCATCAGTTCTTTCACCGATTCCGGAAACGATAGCGATTCGCCCCGAGTCAATACGTCATCGGCGGTCAGGTTGTTGGCGGTCATGAAAATCGCCATGTCTCCCACCACTTTCGACGAAGGAGTTACCTTCACAATATCACCGAACAATTGGTTCGCTACCGAATAATTCTTTTTGAGTGTTTCGAATTTGTCGCCCAGGCCCGTTGCAAAAGCCTGCGGTTTCAGGTTTGAATACTGCCCTCCCGGAATTTCATTCTCGTACACTTCAGCGCTCCCCGCTTTCATACCCGACTCGAATGGGTAGTAGTATTCGCGGACGTCTTCCCAATAGTTGGAGTACGCATTGAGCGACGATAAATTGATGGGACATTCGCGTTCATGCCCCTGCATCATGGCGACAACGGAATTGAAATTGGGTTGCGAGGTTAGGCCCGACAAGGCTCCCAGCGCACAATCGACGATGTCGACACCGGCATCAATGGCTTTTAGGTAGGTCGCGGCCTGAATGCCTGCCGTATCGTGCGTGTGCAGATGAACCGGGATGCTCACCGCTTTTTTCAATTCGCGTACCAGTACATCAGCCGCCAGCGGTTTCAGAAGGCCCGCCATGTCTTTGATGGCCAGCATATGCGCACCTTCGTCTTCGAGTTGCCGGGCCAGATCCAGGTAATATTGCAGATTATACTTCTTGTGTTTTGCCGGATCGAGCATGTCGCCAGTGTAGCAGATAGCCGCTTCGCAAAGGGCGTCTGTCCGTTCGCGAACGGCTCGAATGCTCACTTTCATGGCTTCATTCCAGTTCAGGGAGTCGAAGATCCGGAAGATATCGATACCCGTTTCCCAGGATTTTTCGACGAATTTTTCAATCAGATTGTCCGGATAGGCCGAATAGCCAACCGCATTGGAGCCCCGGAACAGCATTTGTAGCAGCATGTTCGGCATGGCTTCGCGTAGGGCGGCCAGGCGTTTCCACGGACTTTCGTAGAGGAACCGCATCGATACGTCGAACGTAGCTCCACCCCATACTTCCATGGAGAACAGATCTGGATGGTTTTTGGCAAACCCTTCGGCTACTTTTTGCAGATCCTGCGTTCGAACGCGGGTTGCCAGCAGCGACTGGTGACCATCGCGGAAGGTCGTATCGGTATAGAGAACGCACTTCTGGTCGAGTACCCACTGTGTAAAGTTCTCCCGGCCCAATTCCTTCAATCGATCCCGATTCCCGGCAGGGTAGGGGCCAAATGTATCGTAAGGAGGTACGATAGGCGTCCTGAAAAACTTGGTATCATCTTTCTTTTTTACTTCCGGATTGCCGTTGACAATAACGTCGGCGAGGTAGTTAAGCACCCGTGTCGAGCGGTCCTGTGGCTTCCGTAAGTCAAACAGCTCCGGGTGTGATTCGATGAACGAAACCCGCGCTTCTCCGCGCTGAAAAATTGGGTGGCTGATTACATTCAGCAGGAATCCAATGTTGGTCTTTACGCCCCGAATCCGGAATTCCAGCAAAGCACGGGTCAGGCGTTGAGTGGCTCCCTTTAAGGTTCGGCCCCGCGCCGATACCTTTACGATCATCGAGTCGAAGTAGGGCGAAATTTTCATGCCCGCATAGCTACTGCCTTCATCGAGCCGTATGCCGAAACCAGCCGCATTACGGTAGGCGATGATCGTGCCAAAATCAGGCTTGAACCCGTTGGTTGGGTCTTCGGTAGTGATTCGACACTGAATTGCGAATCCATTCAGCGGAATCTCATCCTGATGGTGGATGTAGATGCCGTTATCAGATAGTTTGTAACCCATCGCAATCAGGATTTGTGTCCTGACAATATCGATGCCCGTTACTTCTTCCGTGATCGTATGCTCAACCTGAATTCGGGGGTTGACCTCGATAAAATAAATGTTTTCGTTTTTATCGACCAGAAATTCAACAGTACCTGCGTTCGAATACTTCACGGCCCGACCCAACTGAAGCGCATATTCATACAGTTTCTGTTTGGTTTCCTGCTTCAAACCAAAGGAGGGCGCTACCTCAACAACCTTCTGGAATCGGCGCTGAACCGAGCAATCGCGTTCGTATAGGTGAACGATATTGCCGTGCTGATCGCCAAGGAGCTGTACTTCAATATGTTTGGGGTCTTCAATGAATTTTTCCAGAAAAATGGTGTCATCCCCGAACGCATTACGCGCTTCATTTTTGGCCTCCGTAAATGCTTTTTCAAATTCTTCGGCCTGACGTACAACCCGCATCCCACGTCCACCGCCACCGGCAGCGGCTTTCACCATAACCGGAAAACCAATCCGCTCGGCTTCTGACAGGGCAAACTCCGGGCTCATGTTTTCTTCTCGAGAATCAGGAATAAGGGGCACCCCTGCCG
This window harbors:
- a CDS encoding SufE family protein; protein product: MTINEKQDEIIEEFDLFEDQLDKTQYIIDLGKKLPPMPETSKTDENRIMGCQSKVWVDAEFKDDRLYFNGDSERTAQISKGLVSLLIRVLSGEKPEDIAKADLYFIPRVGMGNLITSLRAGGLASMIERMKAYGRAYTSQVAQAD
- a CDS encoding type II toxin-antitoxin system RelE/ParE family toxin gives rise to the protein MDTGAPIIWTDEAKEDLRDVLHYLSRSPLAYVDNWSNELTKKLSLLESFPEMGRKVPEKELSHLREILVGNYRLLYIPTRYDNNYWR
- a CDS encoding cysteine desulfurase, whose protein sequence is MQSALESTLDIQKIRQDFPILDQEVNGRPLVYFDNAATNQKPLPVIHALTRYYEGYNANIHRGIHHLAEQATAAFEASRRAVQAFLNAKHWQEIIFTYGTTDGINLVAQTYGRRFLKEGDEIIISTMEHHSNIVPWQMLCEEKGCVLKVIPVDDNGELLIDEYEKLLSEKTKFVSCVHVSNSLGTINPVKTIIDKAHAVGAVVLIDGAQASSHLELDVQALDADFYVLSAHKLYGPTGMGVLYGKKDILDAMPPYRGGGEMIKEVTFAKTTYNDLPYKFEAGTPNIADVIAVKTALEYMAGLGKENIAAHENDLLQYATEQLSELNGLRIIGQAKHKIGVISFVLDGIHHQDTGVILDQQGIAVRTGHHCTQPLMQRFGIAGTTRASFAVYNTREEVDRLVQGLHRVQKMML
- a CDS encoding DUF4870 domain-containing protein: MENQPSTPPLSPAPVPLSESDARMWAMFTHLSALPGSFVLIGSIVLPLVIWQIQKEKSAFVDFHGKEAVNFNITIAIAACLSFLLMLILIGVFLIWVVGVVWLVFTVIAAVKANNGEYYRYPLTIRFIK
- a CDS encoding pyruvate carboxylase, translating into MKEYIRPIKRLLVANRGEIAIRIMRAATELGITTVAVYTYEDRYSLHRYKADEAYQIGRDEEPLKPYLDVEGIVLLAKRHKIDAIHPGYGFLSENVKLARRCREEGIIFVGPSPEAMDALGDKVRAKNLATTAGVPLIPDSREENMSPEFALSEAERIGFPVMVKAAAGGGGRGMRVVRQAEEFEKAFTEAKNEARNAFGDDTIFLEKFIEDPKHIEVQLLGDQHGNIVHLYERDCSVQRRFQKVVEVAPSFGLKQETKQKLYEYALQLGRAVKYSNAGTVEFLVDKNENIYFIEVNPRIQVEHTITEEVTGIDIVRTQILIAMGYKLSDNGIYIHHQDEIPLNGFAIQCRITTEDPTNGFKPDFGTIIAYRNAAGFGIRLDEGSSYAGMKISPYFDSMIVKVSARGRTLKGATQRLTRALLEFRIRGVKTNIGFLLNVISHPIFQRGEARVSFIESHPELFDLRKPQDRSTRVLNYLADVIVNGNPEVKKKDDTKFFRTPIVPPYDTFGPYPAGNRDRLKELGRENFTQWVLDQKCVLYTDTTFRDGHQSLLATRVRTQDLQKVAEGFAKNHPDLFSMEVWGGATFDVSMRFLYESPWKRLAALREAMPNMLLQMLFRGSNAVGYSAYPDNLIEKFVEKSWETGIDIFRIFDSLNWNEAMKVSIRAVRERTDALCEAAICYTGDMLDPAKHKKYNLQYYLDLARQLEDEGAHMLAIKDMAGLLKPLAADVLVRELKKAVSIPVHLHTHDTAGIQAATYLKAIDAGVDIVDCALGALSGLTSQPNFNSVVAMMQGHERECPINLSSLNAYSNYWEDVREYYYPFESGMKAGSAEVYENEIPGGQYSNLKPQAFATGLGDKFETLKKNYSVANQLFGDIVKVTPSSKVVGDMAIFMTANNLTADDVLTRGESLSFPESVKELMKGILGQPVGGFPKDIQQVILKGDQPITGRPNEHLKPIDFDADFAAFQKKYPLSDGFVDYLSYQMYPKVYDEYYKANEQYGDVSIIPTPAFFYGLKENEEILINIEEGKNILVRLLFKSEPNEFGMRTITFELNGQSRQVQVRDRASKVEKAMNAKIGKAGDVGAPLQGRLTKILVKAGDEVKKNQPLFVIEAMKMESIVAAPKAGKVDKIPLKEGVVVEQDDCVVELS